The following proteins are co-located in the Desulfobacteraceae bacterium genome:
- the aspS gene encoding aspartate--tRNA ligase — protein sequence MSDKLGDMRRTHHCNQLTAADVGREVVLMGWAQRRRDHGGVIFVDLRDREGITQVVFNPEIDPQVHANAHGIRNEFVLGVRGRVDPRPVGMTNPNLKTGEVEVTVVELKILNEAETPPFMIEDKIDVAESIRLKHRYLDLRRPGLQQGIITRHRASVSVREYLNGLGFLDIETPVLTRSTPEGARDYLVPSRVNPGKFYALPQSPQLFKQLLMVSGFDRYYQIVRCFRDEDLRADRQPEFTQIDVEMSFVGEEDVMAMAEGMMAKLFRDVLGRPLALPFARLSYGEALDRYGLDKPDTRFGLELKDVSDIVAASGFKVFADVVKAGGIVKALNAKGCIDFSRKEIDDLTAFVAVYRAKGLAWVKVREDAWQSPIAKFFTDAERAALAGRIEMAPGDLVFFVADQPKITNESLGHLRNHLGARLGLIDEKAFNFLWVTRFPLLEYDETEKRYQALHHPFTAPLEEDYPKLESDPLAVRSRAYDLVLNGSEIGGGSIRIHQRDVQQRVFDALGLKPEEYEEKFGFLITALESGAPPHGGIAFGFDRLVMLLCGQSSIRDVIAFPKTQRAACLLTNAPSEPAKAQLDELALRVKATVGS from the coding sequence GTGTCAGACAAATTGGGAGATATGCGAAGGACCCACCACTGCAACCAGCTGACCGCCGCGGACGTGGGGCGTGAAGTGGTGCTCATGGGCTGGGCCCAGCGCCGGCGCGACCACGGCGGGGTTATTTTCGTCGACCTGCGCGACCGCGAGGGGATCACCCAGGTGGTGTTCAACCCTGAAATCGACCCGCAGGTGCACGCCAATGCCCACGGGATCCGCAACGAGTTTGTTCTCGGGGTCCGCGGCCGGGTGGATCCGCGGCCGGTGGGAATGACCAACCCCAACCTGAAAACCGGCGAGGTCGAGGTCACCGTGGTGGAGCTCAAAATCCTCAACGAGGCCGAAACGCCCCCCTTTATGATCGAGGACAAGATCGACGTCGCGGAAAGCATTCGGCTCAAGCACCGCTACCTGGACCTTCGGCGCCCGGGACTGCAGCAGGGCATCATCACCCGCCACCGGGCGTCGGTTTCGGTCCGGGAATATTTGAACGGCCTGGGCTTTCTGGACATCGAAACCCCGGTCCTGACCCGCAGCACCCCCGAGGGCGCACGCGACTACCTGGTACCCAGCCGCGTCAACCCCGGCAAGTTCTACGCCCTGCCGCAGTCCCCGCAGCTTTTCAAACAGCTCCTGATGGTCTCCGGCTTCGACCGCTACTACCAGATCGTGCGCTGCTTCCGCGATGAGGACCTGCGCGCCGACCGGCAGCCGGAGTTCACCCAGATCGATGTGGAGATGTCCTTTGTGGGCGAGGAGGACGTCATGGCCATGGCCGAAGGCATGATGGCCAAGCTCTTTCGCGACGTTCTGGGGCGCCCGCTGGCGCTGCCCTTTGCGCGCCTTTCCTACGGCGAGGCCCTGGACCGCTATGGGCTGGACAAGCCCGACACTCGCTTCGGCCTGGAACTCAAAGACGTCTCCGACATCGTGGCGGCCTCCGGCTTCAAGGTCTTCGCCGACGTGGTCAAGGCCGGCGGCATCGTCAAGGCCCTCAACGCCAAGGGCTGCATCGATTTCTCGCGCAAGGAGATCGACGACCTGACCGCCTTTGTGGCCGTTTACCGCGCCAAGGGCCTGGCCTGGGTCAAGGTCCGCGAGGACGCCTGGCAGTCGCCCATCGCAAAGTTCTTCACCGACGCCGAGAGGGCCGCTCTGGCCGGTCGCATCGAGATGGCGCCGGGGGACCTGGTCTTCTTCGTGGCCGACCAGCCCAAAATCACCAACGAATCCCTGGGCCACCTGCGAAACCACCTGGGCGCCAGGCTGGGCCTGATCGACGAGAAGGCTTTCAACTTCCTCTGGGTAACGCGCTTTCCCCTGCTGGAGTATGACGAAACCGAAAAGCGTTACCAGGCCCTGCACCACCCCTTCACCGCGCCGCTGGAGGAAGACTACCCCAAGCTGGAGTCCGATCCCCTGGCCGTGCGCTCCCGGGCTTACGACCTGGTGCTCAACGGCTCGGAGATCGGCGGCGGCAGCATCCGTATCCACCAGCGCGACGTGCAGCAGCGCGTGTTTGACGCCCTCGGCCTGAAGCCCGAGGAGTACGAGGAAAAATTCGGCTTTCTGATCACGGCCCTGGAGTCCGGCGCTCCGCCCCACGGCGGCATTGCCTTCGGCTTCGACCGCCTCGTGATGCTGCTCTGCGGCCAGAGCTCGATCCGCGACGTGATCGCCTTTCCCAAAACCCAACGGGCCGCCTGCCTGCTCACCAACGCCCCTTCGGAGCCCGCCAAGGCCCAACTGGACGAACTCGCCCTTCGGGTCAAGGCCACGGTCGGGAGCTGA